A window of Exiguobacterium sp. FSL W8-0210 contains these coding sequences:
- a CDS encoding alpha/beta fold hydrolase has product MEYIVETSAGRFDTRLTGSGDVTFVLDHGMMSNRHQWGWLRTELLKRGRVFEYSRLGYGRSSRGKNKRLFTHQADELADVLRILQVEGPYVFIGHSLGAYISLASGRLFADETRGIVLLDPSHPDVDAALPNWYERTQEEWNRFLYFLSHVRPIAWMIPDRLGKKMFSVLPEADQLPMWQHFAAPGHWQGTLDEWRTVEENNQMILSLIEDVTQPVLVLSASNWAGGMPESWLNPALTEQINAAHAAFADSLPNGMYHVIADTNHYTIAGFSHEAAERITDLIGSTWDLPIQSQ; this is encoded by the coding sequence ATGGAATATATCGTCGAAACATCAGCCGGTCGATTTGATACCCGGTTGACGGGAAGTGGGGACGTCACATTCGTCCTCGATCACGGGATGATGTCGAATCGGCATCAGTGGGGCTGGCTCCGAACTGAATTATTGAAACGGGGGCGGGTCTTTGAATATTCGCGTCTCGGTTATGGGCGGTCGAGTCGTGGCAAAAACAAACGACTCTTTACACATCAAGCGGATGAGTTGGCAGATGTTTTACGGATACTTCAAGTCGAAGGACCCTATGTCTTCATCGGTCACTCGCTCGGAGCTTATATCTCCCTTGCAAGTGGACGCCTGTTTGCAGACGAGACACGCGGCATCGTCTTGCTCGATCCGTCGCACCCGGATGTCGATGCGGCATTGCCGAACTGGTACGAACGAACACAAGAGGAGTGGAATCGATTCCTCTATTTCCTTAGTCACGTCCGACCGATCGCCTGGATGATTCCTGATCGTCTCGGCAAAAAGATGTTCAGTGTCTTACCGGAAGCCGATCAATTACCGATGTGGCAGCATTTTGCGGCACCTGGGCATTGGCAGGGAACGCTCGATGAATGGCGAACGGTCGAGGAGAACAATCAGATGATTCTTTCGTTGATCGAAGACGTGACGCAGCCGGTCCTCGTCCTGTCCGCTTCGAACTGGGCGGGTGGTATGCCAGAAAGTTGGTTGAACCCGGCATTGACCGAACAAATCAATGCGGCTCACGCTGCGTTCGCTGACAGTTTACCGAACGGAATGTATCATGTGATTGCAGATACGAATCATTACACGATCGCCGGATTTTCACACGAGGCAGCGGAGCGGATCACGGATTTGATTGGCTCGACATGGGATTTACCGATTCAAAGTCAGTAG
- a CDS encoding GTP-binding protein, with protein sequence MQPISITVLSGYLGSGKTTLLNHLLHNREGRRLAIIVNDMSEVNIDAALIEQGGFSRTEESFVTLSNGCICCTLRDDLLLEVKRLVDQGDIDGIVIESSGISEPIPVAQTFTYEDPDSAIDLSQVTKINAMVTVIDGYRFLKDFESGESLIERKQAVDETDVREVVDLLVDQVEFADIIVLNKVDRLTPEERHTVIGYLKALNPVARLIETTYGQVDPADILDVDLFDFEQAAASAGWIRELNAEEHIPETEEYGISSFVYKRDVPFHPERLLALIEDWPQEVVRAKGFLFLATRPEMALLFHQAGYASNMEYAGRFASDEDRRTELVLIGIGLEKEKLEALFDACLVQEHETDWASLNDPIPGREMYEENFL encoded by the coding sequence ATGCAACCGATATCGATCACCGTTTTATCTGGATATCTTGGATCCGGTAAAACGACACTATTGAACCATTTACTACATAATCGCGAAGGGCGCCGCCTCGCGATCATCGTCAACGATATGAGTGAGGTCAACATTGACGCGGCATTGATTGAGCAAGGCGGATTCTCGCGAACGGAAGAGTCGTTCGTCACACTTTCGAACGGGTGCATTTGCTGCACGTTACGTGACGATTTATTACTTGAAGTCAAACGCCTCGTCGACCAAGGCGATATTGACGGTATCGTCATCGAATCGAGTGGTATCTCGGAACCGATTCCAGTTGCACAGACTTTTACGTACGAAGATCCGGACAGTGCCATCGACTTATCACAAGTCACGAAAATCAATGCGATGGTCACGGTCATCGATGGGTACCGTTTCCTGAAGGACTTCGAATCCGGTGAATCGTTGATTGAGCGGAAACAGGCCGTCGATGAGACAGACGTGCGTGAAGTCGTCGATCTACTCGTCGATCAAGTCGAGTTCGCGGATATCATCGTCTTGAATAAAGTAGATCGTCTGACTCCAGAAGAACGCCATACCGTCATCGGCTATCTAAAGGCATTAAATCCAGTTGCCCGCTTGATTGAGACGACATATGGTCAAGTCGATCCGGCAGACATCTTAGACGTTGATCTATTTGATTTTGAACAAGCGGCAGCGAGTGCCGGTTGGATTCGCGAGTTGAATGCGGAAGAACATATTCCGGAAACGGAAGAGTACGGAATCAGTTCGTTCGTCTACAAGCGCGACGTGCCGTTCCACCCGGAGCGCTTGCTAGCCTTGATTGAAGACTGGCCGCAAGAAGTCGTCCGGGCAAAAGGCTTTTTGTTCCTTGCGACACGTCCTGAGATGGCATTGTTGTTCCATCAGGCAGGATATGCGTCGAACATGGAATACGCTGGTCGTTTTGCATCAGATGAGGATCGACGGACCGAACTCGTCTTGATCGGCATCGGACTGGAGAAAGAGAAGCTCGAAGCGCTATTCGATGCGTGTCTCGTCCAGGAACACGAAACGGATTGGGCGTCACTGAATGATCCAATCCCTGGTCGCGAGATGTACGAAGAAAACTTTCTATAA
- a CDS encoding cardiolipin synthase, whose translation MRNRILQFALVFLVAGGIIWGLYQLGYLFYVLTISATVVPLAVIMIIFIENRTAESTIAWFLVLIFLPILGVIIWLMFGRNPRRRRRNRRSHDERKLLKQAIRPVRSLAVSELPPNHLKLANTIRNFGGGGVDVHTASEILTNGEETFPAILDAIRQAQHHVHIQYYIYRNDETGKSIREALIERLEAGVEVRFMYDGLGSYMLGENFLRPLRDAGAHIAAYDPISSPLFIFTANFRNHRKIVVVDGKVGFTGGLNVGDEYDGKSKKFGFWRDTHLRLEGRAVKELQATFLDDWIYARIESDDTWETFAGEETIHQYFPKHDVASDGAIQIVTSGPTSKDPAIRNALIAAIISAQRSIWIATPYLIPDNETMTLLRLAARAGLDVRILTPGKGDSFTSYYGTRSYFGPLLKDGVKIYTYNRHFIHAKLFLVDGKIGAVGTANMDIRSFVLNYELMAFLYDTKSAEQLERDFIADFDVSIQLSSNDYVKRPLRFRIFESLSRLISPLL comes from the coding sequence GTGCGTAACCGGATTTTACAATTCGCACTCGTATTTTTAGTCGCCGGTGGCATCATTTGGGGACTATATCAACTCGGCTATTTATTTTATGTCTTAACGATTTCAGCGACGGTCGTGCCGCTTGCTGTCATCATGATCATCTTCATCGAGAACCGGACCGCAGAATCAACGATCGCTTGGTTTCTCGTTCTAATTTTCTTACCGATTCTCGGAGTCATCATCTGGTTGATGTTCGGTCGGAATCCACGGCGTCGGCGCCGGAATCGTCGTTCGCATGATGAAAGGAAATTGCTCAAGCAAGCGATTCGTCCAGTTCGGTCGCTTGCTGTCAGTGAGTTGCCACCGAATCACTTGAAGCTTGCGAACACGATTCGTAACTTTGGTGGTGGCGGGGTGGACGTTCATACAGCAAGTGAGATTCTGACGAACGGGGAAGAAACGTTCCCGGCGATTCTTGACGCAATTCGTCAAGCGCAGCATCACGTCCACATCCAGTACTACATCTATCGCAACGATGAGACAGGTAAGTCGATCCGGGAAGCATTGATCGAGCGACTCGAAGCGGGAGTCGAAGTGCGATTCATGTATGACGGACTCGGAAGTTATATGCTCGGTGAAAACTTCTTGCGCCCGCTACGCGACGCGGGAGCGCATATCGCAGCCTATGACCCAATCTCAAGTCCCTTGTTCATCTTCACGGCGAACTTCCGCAATCACCGGAAAATCGTCGTCGTTGATGGAAAAGTCGGATTCACCGGTGGATTGAACGTCGGGGATGAGTACGACGGTAAGAGTAAGAAGTTCGGTTTTTGGCGTGATACGCATTTGCGGCTTGAAGGACGCGCCGTCAAGGAATTACAAGCGACGTTCCTCGACGACTGGATCTATGCCCGAATCGAATCGGACGACACATGGGAGACGTTTGCGGGGGAAGAGACAATCCACCAGTACTTCCCGAAACATGATGTTGCGTCCGACGGAGCGATTCAAATTGTCACGAGCGGACCGACCTCAAAGGATCCCGCGATTCGCAATGCCTTGATTGCGGCCATCATCTCGGCGCAACGCTCGATCTGGATTGCGACACCGTATTTGATTCCGGACAATGAGACGATGACGCTACTTCGACTTGCTGCACGTGCCGGGCTTGACGTCCGCATCCTGACACCGGGGAAAGGCGATAGTTTTACGTCTTACTACGGCACCCGTTCCTACTTTGGACCACTCCTGAAAGATGGGGTCAAGATTTACACGTACAACCGTCACTTCATCCATGCCAAACTGTTTCTCGTCGACGGCAAGATTGGGGCTGTCGGAACGGCAAACATGGACATTCGCAGTTTTGTCCTCAACTATGAACTAATGGCGTTCCTGTACGATACGAAAAGTGCCGAGCAGCTCGAGCGTGACTTCATTGCTGATTTCGATGTCTCGATTCAGTTATCATCGAATGATTACGTCAAACGCCCGCTCCGTTTCCGGATTTTCGAGTCACTTTCGCGCTTGATTTCACCCTTATTATGA
- a CDS encoding glycoside hydrolase family 31 protein, giving the protein MRTIDESHFYTRDMKPQARPDAIIQGDVYRFTVLTSRMIRLEYAADGQFEDRPTQTVFNRDFPVPAYRIVENEEELQIITEHVHLHYTKGPFAANTLYIDVLGNFSTYYSRYTFGGPLRTLKGTARTLDHADGVIPLEEGIVSRQGYAAIDDSNAFVLTEDHFVEPRRSGTHDIYYFGYGHDYKQALRDFYHLTGPTPMLPRQVLGNWWSRYWRYSEKEYKDLMTRFKTEDIPFSVSVIDMDWHVTDIPERYGSGWTGYTWNRDLFPDPSGFLQWLKDDDRMVTLNLHPADGVRGFEEAYEAMAVAMGVDPESDVRIPFDFSDRTFIENYFTKLHHPHEADGVDFWWIDWQQGANSKMKGLDPLWMLNHYHALDIARDGNRPLIFSRYAGPGSHRYPVGFSGDTIISWASLQFQPYFTATASNIGYGWWSHDIGGHQRGEKDDELSTRWLQYGVFSPIMRLHSTMSIFNGKEPWRYSTDAANVMKKYLRLRHQLVPYIYTMNARNHFDGLPLVSPMYYEHPEDDQAYNVPNQFYFGTELIVAPMVTPMHRKLHMTAATAWLPEGEWFDFFNGHRYRGGKQIRLFRYLEDQGVLAKAGAIVPLGRHLEHSNALHNPDDLEVVVFPGASNRFTLFEDDSTGVAHRDGVNVETTFALDWEARELTIAAPTGHRDLLPENRSITLILRGVREGYVQRDGESVTGIYDHATQSLRVELGEVTDTITLSLQVEISTNENKMDRLYAFLDQAEISYDLKDRLYRLLSQKLDPVNMMHQLQALELEKDLVDCLLELMLS; this is encoded by the coding sequence ATGCGAACAATTGATGAATCCCATTTCTACACGCGCGACATGAAACCACAAGCACGACCAGACGCTATCATCCAAGGAGATGTCTACCGTTTCACGGTCTTGACGAGTCGGATGATTCGACTCGAATACGCGGCGGATGGACAATTCGAGGATCGACCGACCCAAACGGTCTTCAATCGTGATTTCCCGGTACCTGCTTACCGCATCGTCGAAAACGAGGAAGAATTGCAAATCATCACCGAGCACGTCCATCTGCATTATACAAAGGGACCGTTCGCTGCGAACACACTTTATATCGATGTTTTAGGGAACTTCAGTACCTATTACAGCCGTTATACGTTCGGCGGACCGCTCCGGACATTAAAAGGAACGGCACGGACGCTTGACCACGCGGACGGTGTCATTCCTCTCGAGGAAGGAATTGTCTCACGGCAAGGATACGCGGCGATCGACGATTCGAACGCCTTCGTGCTGACGGAAGACCACTTCGTCGAACCGCGTCGCTCCGGTACGCATGACATCTATTATTTCGGATACGGTCACGACTACAAACAGGCACTGCGTGACTTCTACCACCTGACAGGACCGACACCGATGTTACCGCGTCAGGTACTTGGCAACTGGTGGAGTCGCTACTGGCGATATAGTGAGAAAGAATACAAGGACTTGATGACACGCTTCAAGACGGAAGATATTCCGTTCTCGGTCAGCGTTATCGACATGGACTGGCACGTTACCGATATTCCGGAACGATACGGGAGCGGTTGGACGGGTTATACGTGGAACCGTGATCTATTCCCGGATCCAAGCGGCTTCTTGCAATGGTTGAAGGACGACGACCGGATGGTCACGCTTAACTTGCACCCGGCGGACGGGGTGCGTGGGTTTGAGGAAGCATACGAGGCGATGGCGGTCGCAATGGGTGTTGATCCCGAATCGGATGTCCGGATTCCGTTTGATTTTTCGGACCGGACGTTCATTGAGAACTACTTCACGAAGTTGCATCATCCGCATGAGGCGGATGGCGTCGACTTTTGGTGGATCGACTGGCAACAGGGCGCGAACTCGAAGATGAAGGGGCTCGATCCGCTCTGGATGCTCAACCATTATCATGCGCTTGATATCGCCCGCGATGGTAATCGACCGTTGATCTTCTCACGTTACGCGGGACCCGGAAGTCATCGTTATCCGGTCGGTTTCTCGGGCGATACGATCATCTCGTGGGCATCGCTCCAATTCCAGCCGTATTTCACGGCGACAGCGTCGAACATCGGTTACGGCTGGTGGAGTCATGATATCGGGGGGCACCAGCGCGGGGAAAAAGATGACGAGTTATCGACACGTTGGCTCCAGTACGGTGTCTTCAGTCCGATCATGCGTCTGCATAGTACGATGAGCATCTTCAATGGGAAGGAACCATGGCGCTATTCGACCGATGCGGCGAACGTCATGAAGAAATATTTACGACTCCGGCATCAGCTTGTGCCGTACATCTACACGATGAATGCCCGCAATCACTTTGACGGCTTGCCCCTCGTCTCACCGATGTATTATGAGCATCCAGAAGACGATCAAGCATACAATGTTCCGAATCAGTTTTACTTCGGAACGGAATTGATCGTTGCGCCGATGGTCACGCCGATGCATCGGAAACTGCACATGACAGCTGCGACTGCATGGTTGCCAGAAGGGGAATGGTTCGATTTCTTCAATGGGCACCGGTACCGTGGCGGCAAACAGATCCGTCTGTTCCGCTATCTCGAAGACCAAGGTGTACTCGCGAAAGCCGGTGCGATCGTCCCCCTCGGTCGTCATCTCGAACATTCGAATGCATTGCATAATCCGGACGATCTCGAAGTCGTCGTCTTCCCGGGAGCATCGAACCGGTTTACGTTGTTTGAAGACGACAGCACAGGGGTCGCACACCGCGACGGCGTCAATGTTGAGACGACATTCGCGCTCGATTGGGAAGCGCGTGAACTGACGATCGCTGCACCGACTGGACATCGTGACTTGCTACCGGAAAATCGGTCGATCACATTGATTTTACGTGGAGTCCGTGAAGGATACGTCCAGCGCGACGGAGAGAGTGTCACCGGTATCTATGATCATGCGACACAGTCCCTTCGTGTCGAACTGGGTGAAGTGACCGATACGATCACATTGTCGCTTCAAGTCGAGATCTCGACGAACGAGAACAAGATGGACCGGTTGTATG